In Solenopsis invicta isolate M01_SB chromosome 1, UNIL_Sinv_3.0, whole genome shotgun sequence, one genomic interval encodes:
- the LOC113003214 gene encoding uncharacterized protein LOC113003214 isoform X1 — translation MYNDTSDKYELPEVVNLDTASCSNAQGFIFPSKLSSSYLCNDSQLQRPQPTTCILLEDASISSSDSSELTEKNVQVSNENSESNLKRYLQETSEGKIILSAYYNNNKTLNSVLRSRLVRLIIKGEKDRILSKISVADKLTNFVITTSRFQKLAGDIVKIFKGESCYTYYTPFTCKNGVRIQASGKLWEHYNYIKGDLKKQGILLQRSISKSIQETYAQTEIDEDKLQWLFHHTEPWEQVCEYWNNTYRTRNKLLMQDKLNVLEYFNKFPCLQLSKGQHLLVEDFNRQYPEKESIFPKRWNIIKKVIIDQLQQLNKRLSVSDTALISILPAISSDKQDAVIFYLLPILIESRRAGGYKRKRNTNCEQDSENSIRKLTLQECRDAFMLHVQTVADLDRALYDLKRRLQRNKDTFQPTPLIVGPLVNIESSFVIVNDQKFKVDSCLQAIELTFKIFFAVDCKYPTYAETFWIFLQKSGFDIHLQEKCNNSLNVLLGRVNAEMERLVAT, via the exons ATGTATAACGATACCAGCGATAAGTACGAG ctaCCAGAAGTAGTCAATTTAGATACTGCATCTTGTAGTAATGCACAAGGCTTTATTTTTCCATCGAAGCTTTCATCTTCATACCTTTGCAATGATAGTCAACTCCAACGACCCCAACCCACAACATGCATACTATTAGAGGATGCAAGTATCTCAAGTAGTGATAGTAGTGAGTTGACcgaaaaaaatgtacaagttAGTAATGAGAACAGTGAATCG aaTTTGAAAAGGTACTTGCAAGAAACCAGCGaaggtaaaattatattatctgcatactataataacaataaaacccTTAATTCTGTACTGCGTTCTCGATTAGTACGACTCATTATCAAAGGAGAGAAAGAcagaatattatcaaaaatctcAGTAGCAGACAAATTAACTAATTTTGT TATAACAACTTCTCGGTTTCAAAAATTAGCAGGAgacattgttaaaatatttaaaggagAGTCTTGTTACACATATTATACGCCGTTTACATGTAAGAATGGTGTTCGTATACAGGCAAGTGGTAAGCTCTGggaacattataattatataaaaggagatttaaaaaaacaagGAATACTCCTTCAGCGATCAATTTCCAAATCCATACAAGAGACATATGCACAGACTGAAATAGATG AAGACAAACTGCAATGGTTATTCCACCACACAGAACCGTGGGAGCAAGTGTGTGAATATTGGAATAATACATATAGGACTAGGAACAAGTTATTAATGCAAGACAAACTAAATgtacttgaatattttaataagtttcctTGTCTTCAATTAAGCAAAGGACAACATCTG CTCGTAGAAGACTTTAACAGACAGTATCCCGAAAAAGAATCGATATTTCCTAAAAGgtggaatattattaaaaaagttattattgacCAACTACAGCAATTGAATAAACGCCTCAGTGTTTCAGATACAGCTCTTATATCTATTTTACCAGCAATATCTTCTG ataaacaAGATgcggtaattttttatttacttccgATTCTTATCGAATCTCGTAGAGCAGGAGGttataaaaggaaaagaaatacgAACTGTGAGCAGGATAGTGAAAACAGCATCAGAAAGTTAACGTTACAAGAATGTAGAGATGCGTTTATGTTACATGTGcag ACTGTTGCTGATTTGGATCGTGCTTTATATGATTTGAAGAGAAGACTGCAAAGAAACAAAGATACTTTTCAACCGACACCTCTTATAGTTGGACCTTTAGTAAACATCGAATCATCATTCGTGATTGTAAATGACCAAAAGTTTAAGGTGGATTCATGTTTGCAAGCTATTGAATTAACTTTCAAGATATTCTTTGCTGTTGATTGCAAGTATCCAACATATGCAGAAACGTTTtggatatttttacaaaaatctggTTTCGATATTCACTTACAAGAGAAATGTAACAACTCATTAAACGTTTTGTTAGGTCGCGTTAACGCAGAAATGGAGCGTTTAGTTGCGAcataa
- the LOC113003214 gene encoding uncharacterized protein LOC113003214 isoform X5, which yields MYNDTSDKYENLKRYLQETSEGKIILSAYYNNNKTLNSVLRSRLVRLIIKGEKDRILSKISVADKLTNFVITTSRFQKLAGDIVKIFKGESCYTYYTPFTCKNGVRIQASGKLWEHYNYIKGDLKKQGILLQRSISKSIQETYAQTEIDEDKLQWLFHHTEPWEQVCEYWNNTYRTRNKLLMQDKLNVLEYFNKFPCLQLSKGQHLLVEDFNRQYPEKESIFPKRWNIIKKVIIDQLQQLNKRLSVSDTALISILPAISSDKQDAVIFYLLPILIESRRAGGYKRKRNTNCEQDSENSIRKLTLQECRDAFMLHVQTVADLDRALYDLKRRLQRNKDTFQPTPLIVGPLVNIESSFVIVNDQKFKVDSCLQAIELTFKIFFAVDCKYPTYAETFWIFLQKSGFDIHLQEKCNNSLNVLLGRVNAEMERLVAT from the exons ATGTATAACGATACCAGCGATAAGTACGAG aaTTTGAAAAGGTACTTGCAAGAAACCAGCGaaggtaaaattatattatctgcatactataataacaataaaacccTTAATTCTGTACTGCGTTCTCGATTAGTACGACTCATTATCAAAGGAGAGAAAGAcagaatattatcaaaaatctcAGTAGCAGACAAATTAACTAATTTTGT TATAACAACTTCTCGGTTTCAAAAATTAGCAGGAgacattgttaaaatatttaaaggagAGTCTTGTTACACATATTATACGCCGTTTACATGTAAGAATGGTGTTCGTATACAGGCAAGTGGTAAGCTCTGggaacattataattatataaaaggagatttaaaaaaacaagGAATACTCCTTCAGCGATCAATTTCCAAATCCATACAAGAGACATATGCACAGACTGAAATAGATG AAGACAAACTGCAATGGTTATTCCACCACACAGAACCGTGGGAGCAAGTGTGTGAATATTGGAATAATACATATAGGACTAGGAACAAGTTATTAATGCAAGACAAACTAAATgtacttgaatattttaataagtttcctTGTCTTCAATTAAGCAAAGGACAACATCTG CTCGTAGAAGACTTTAACAGACAGTATCCCGAAAAAGAATCGATATTTCCTAAAAGgtggaatattattaaaaaagttattattgacCAACTACAGCAATTGAATAAACGCCTCAGTGTTTCAGATACAGCTCTTATATCTATTTTACCAGCAATATCTTCTG ataaacaAGATgcggtaattttttatttacttccgATTCTTATCGAATCTCGTAGAGCAGGAGGttataaaaggaaaagaaatacgAACTGTGAGCAGGATAGTGAAAACAGCATCAGAAAGTTAACGTTACAAGAATGTAGAGATGCGTTTATGTTACATGTGcag ACTGTTGCTGATTTGGATCGTGCTTTATATGATTTGAAGAGAAGACTGCAAAGAAACAAAGATACTTTTCAACCGACACCTCTTATAGTTGGACCTTTAGTAAACATCGAATCATCATTCGTGATTGTAAATGACCAAAAGTTTAAGGTGGATTCATGTTTGCAAGCTATTGAATTAACTTTCAAGATATTCTTTGCTGTTGATTGCAAGTATCCAACATATGCAGAAACGTTTtggatatttttacaaaaatctggTTTCGATATTCACTTACAAGAGAAATGTAACAACTCATTAAACGTTTTGTTAGGTCGCGTTAACGCAGAAATGGAGCGTTTAGTTGCGAcataa
- the LOC113003214 gene encoding uncharacterized protein LOC113003214 isoform X6 yields the protein MYNDTSDKYENLKRYLQETSEVRLIIKGEKDRILSKISVADKLTNFVITTSRFQKLAGDIVKIFKGESCYTYYTPFTCKNGVRIQASGKLWEHYNYIKGDLKKQGILLQRSISKSIQETYAQTEIDEDKLQWLFHHTEPWEQVCEYWNNTYRTRNKLLMQDKLNVLEYFNKFPCLQLSKGQHLLVEDFNRQYPEKESIFPKRWNIIKKVIIDQLQQLNKRLSVSDTALISILPAISSDKQDAVIFYLLPILIESRRAGGYKRKRNTNCEQDSENSIRKLTLQECRDAFMLHVQTVADLDRALYDLKRRLQRNKDTFQPTPLIVGPLVNIESSFVIVNDQKFKVDSCLQAIELTFKIFFAVDCKYPTYAETFWIFLQKSGFDIHLQEKCNNSLNVLLGRVNAEMERLVAT from the exons ATGTATAACGATACCAGCGATAAGTACGAG aaTTTGAAAAGGTACTTGCAAGAAACCAGCGaag TACGACTCATTATCAAAGGAGAGAAAGAcagaatattatcaaaaatctcAGTAGCAGACAAATTAACTAATTTTGT TATAACAACTTCTCGGTTTCAAAAATTAGCAGGAgacattgttaaaatatttaaaggagAGTCTTGTTACACATATTATACGCCGTTTACATGTAAGAATGGTGTTCGTATACAGGCAAGTGGTAAGCTCTGggaacattataattatataaaaggagatttaaaaaaacaagGAATACTCCTTCAGCGATCAATTTCCAAATCCATACAAGAGACATATGCACAGACTGAAATAGATG AAGACAAACTGCAATGGTTATTCCACCACACAGAACCGTGGGAGCAAGTGTGTGAATATTGGAATAATACATATAGGACTAGGAACAAGTTATTAATGCAAGACAAACTAAATgtacttgaatattttaataagtttcctTGTCTTCAATTAAGCAAAGGACAACATCTG CTCGTAGAAGACTTTAACAGACAGTATCCCGAAAAAGAATCGATATTTCCTAAAAGgtggaatattattaaaaaagttattattgacCAACTACAGCAATTGAATAAACGCCTCAGTGTTTCAGATACAGCTCTTATATCTATTTTACCAGCAATATCTTCTG ataaacaAGATgcggtaattttttatttacttccgATTCTTATCGAATCTCGTAGAGCAGGAGGttataaaaggaaaagaaatacgAACTGTGAGCAGGATAGTGAAAACAGCATCAGAAAGTTAACGTTACAAGAATGTAGAGATGCGTTTATGTTACATGTGcag ACTGTTGCTGATTTGGATCGTGCTTTATATGATTTGAAGAGAAGACTGCAAAGAAACAAAGATACTTTTCAACCGACACCTCTTATAGTTGGACCTTTAGTAAACATCGAATCATCATTCGTGATTGTAAATGACCAAAAGTTTAAGGTGGATTCATGTTTGCAAGCTATTGAATTAACTTTCAAGATATTCTTTGCTGTTGATTGCAAGTATCCAACATATGCAGAAACGTTTtggatatttttacaaaaatctggTTTCGATATTCACTTACAAGAGAAATGTAACAACTCATTAAACGTTTTGTTAGGTCGCGTTAACGCAGAAATGGAGCGTTTAGTTGCGAcataa
- the LOC113003214 gene encoding uncharacterized protein LOC113003214 isoform X3, with translation MYNDTSDKYELPEVVNLDTASCSNAQGFIFPSKLSSSYLCNDSQLQRPQPTTCILLEDASISSSDSSELTEKNVQVSNENSESNLKRYLQETSEVRLIIKGEKDRILSKISVADKLTNFVITTSRFQKLAGDIVKIFKGESCYTYYTPFTCKNGVRIQASGKLWEHYNYIKGDLKKQGILLQRSISKSIQETYAQTEIDEDKLQWLFHHTEPWEQVCEYWNNTYRTRNKLLMQDKLNVLEYFNKFPCLQLSKGQHLLVEDFNRQYPEKESIFPKRWNIIKKVIIDQLQQLNKRLSVSDTALISILPAISSDKQDAVIFYLLPILIESRRAGGYKRKRNTNCEQDSENSIRKLTLQECRDAFMLHVQTVADLDRALYDLKRRLQRNKDTFQPTPLIVGPLVNIESSFVIVNDQKFKVDSCLQAIELTFKIFFAVDCKYPTYAETFWIFLQKSGFDIHLQEKCNNSLNVLLGRVNAEMERLVAT, from the exons ATGTATAACGATACCAGCGATAAGTACGAG ctaCCAGAAGTAGTCAATTTAGATACTGCATCTTGTAGTAATGCACAAGGCTTTATTTTTCCATCGAAGCTTTCATCTTCATACCTTTGCAATGATAGTCAACTCCAACGACCCCAACCCACAACATGCATACTATTAGAGGATGCAAGTATCTCAAGTAGTGATAGTAGTGAGTTGACcgaaaaaaatgtacaagttAGTAATGAGAACAGTGAATCG aaTTTGAAAAGGTACTTGCAAGAAACCAGCGaag TACGACTCATTATCAAAGGAGAGAAAGAcagaatattatcaaaaatctcAGTAGCAGACAAATTAACTAATTTTGT TATAACAACTTCTCGGTTTCAAAAATTAGCAGGAgacattgttaaaatatttaaaggagAGTCTTGTTACACATATTATACGCCGTTTACATGTAAGAATGGTGTTCGTATACAGGCAAGTGGTAAGCTCTGggaacattataattatataaaaggagatttaaaaaaacaagGAATACTCCTTCAGCGATCAATTTCCAAATCCATACAAGAGACATATGCACAGACTGAAATAGATG AAGACAAACTGCAATGGTTATTCCACCACACAGAACCGTGGGAGCAAGTGTGTGAATATTGGAATAATACATATAGGACTAGGAACAAGTTATTAATGCAAGACAAACTAAATgtacttgaatattttaataagtttcctTGTCTTCAATTAAGCAAAGGACAACATCTG CTCGTAGAAGACTTTAACAGACAGTATCCCGAAAAAGAATCGATATTTCCTAAAAGgtggaatattattaaaaaagttattattgacCAACTACAGCAATTGAATAAACGCCTCAGTGTTTCAGATACAGCTCTTATATCTATTTTACCAGCAATATCTTCTG ataaacaAGATgcggtaattttttatttacttccgATTCTTATCGAATCTCGTAGAGCAGGAGGttataaaaggaaaagaaatacgAACTGTGAGCAGGATAGTGAAAACAGCATCAGAAAGTTAACGTTACAAGAATGTAGAGATGCGTTTATGTTACATGTGcag ACTGTTGCTGATTTGGATCGTGCTTTATATGATTTGAAGAGAAGACTGCAAAGAAACAAAGATACTTTTCAACCGACACCTCTTATAGTTGGACCTTTAGTAAACATCGAATCATCATTCGTGATTGTAAATGACCAAAAGTTTAAGGTGGATTCATGTTTGCAAGCTATTGAATTAACTTTCAAGATATTCTTTGCTGTTGATTGCAAGTATCCAACATATGCAGAAACGTTTtggatatttttacaaaaatctggTTTCGATATTCACTTACAAGAGAAATGTAACAACTCATTAAACGTTTTGTTAGGTCGCGTTAACGCAGAAATGGAGCGTTTAGTTGCGAcataa
- the LOC113003214 gene encoding uncharacterized protein LOC113003214 isoform X2: protein MYNDTSDKYELPEVVNLDTASCSNAQGFIFPSKLSSSYLCNDSQLQRPQPTTCILLEDASISSSDSSELTEKNVQNLKRYLQETSEGKIILSAYYNNNKTLNSVLRSRLVRLIIKGEKDRILSKISVADKLTNFVITTSRFQKLAGDIVKIFKGESCYTYYTPFTCKNGVRIQASGKLWEHYNYIKGDLKKQGILLQRSISKSIQETYAQTEIDEDKLQWLFHHTEPWEQVCEYWNNTYRTRNKLLMQDKLNVLEYFNKFPCLQLSKGQHLLVEDFNRQYPEKESIFPKRWNIIKKVIIDQLQQLNKRLSVSDTALISILPAISSDKQDAVIFYLLPILIESRRAGGYKRKRNTNCEQDSENSIRKLTLQECRDAFMLHVQTVADLDRALYDLKRRLQRNKDTFQPTPLIVGPLVNIESSFVIVNDQKFKVDSCLQAIELTFKIFFAVDCKYPTYAETFWIFLQKSGFDIHLQEKCNNSLNVLLGRVNAEMERLVAT, encoded by the exons ATGTATAACGATACCAGCGATAAGTACGAG ctaCCAGAAGTAGTCAATTTAGATACTGCATCTTGTAGTAATGCACAAGGCTTTATTTTTCCATCGAAGCTTTCATCTTCATACCTTTGCAATGATAGTCAACTCCAACGACCCCAACCCACAACATGCATACTATTAGAGGATGCAAGTATCTCAAGTAGTGATAGTAGTGAGTTGACcgaaaaaaatgtacaa aaTTTGAAAAGGTACTTGCAAGAAACCAGCGaaggtaaaattatattatctgcatactataataacaataaaacccTTAATTCTGTACTGCGTTCTCGATTAGTACGACTCATTATCAAAGGAGAGAAAGAcagaatattatcaaaaatctcAGTAGCAGACAAATTAACTAATTTTGT TATAACAACTTCTCGGTTTCAAAAATTAGCAGGAgacattgttaaaatatttaaaggagAGTCTTGTTACACATATTATACGCCGTTTACATGTAAGAATGGTGTTCGTATACAGGCAAGTGGTAAGCTCTGggaacattataattatataaaaggagatttaaaaaaacaagGAATACTCCTTCAGCGATCAATTTCCAAATCCATACAAGAGACATATGCACAGACTGAAATAGATG AAGACAAACTGCAATGGTTATTCCACCACACAGAACCGTGGGAGCAAGTGTGTGAATATTGGAATAATACATATAGGACTAGGAACAAGTTATTAATGCAAGACAAACTAAATgtacttgaatattttaataagtttcctTGTCTTCAATTAAGCAAAGGACAACATCTG CTCGTAGAAGACTTTAACAGACAGTATCCCGAAAAAGAATCGATATTTCCTAAAAGgtggaatattattaaaaaagttattattgacCAACTACAGCAATTGAATAAACGCCTCAGTGTTTCAGATACAGCTCTTATATCTATTTTACCAGCAATATCTTCTG ataaacaAGATgcggtaattttttatttacttccgATTCTTATCGAATCTCGTAGAGCAGGAGGttataaaaggaaaagaaatacgAACTGTGAGCAGGATAGTGAAAACAGCATCAGAAAGTTAACGTTACAAGAATGTAGAGATGCGTTTATGTTACATGTGcag ACTGTTGCTGATTTGGATCGTGCTTTATATGATTTGAAGAGAAGACTGCAAAGAAACAAAGATACTTTTCAACCGACACCTCTTATAGTTGGACCTTTAGTAAACATCGAATCATCATTCGTGATTGTAAATGACCAAAAGTTTAAGGTGGATTCATGTTTGCAAGCTATTGAATTAACTTTCAAGATATTCTTTGCTGTTGATTGCAAGTATCCAACATATGCAGAAACGTTTtggatatttttacaaaaatctggTTTCGATATTCACTTACAAGAGAAATGTAACAACTCATTAAACGTTTTGTTAGGTCGCGTTAACGCAGAAATGGAGCGTTTAGTTGCGAcataa
- the LOC113003214 gene encoding uncharacterized protein LOC113003214 isoform X4 encodes MYNDTSDKYELPEVVNLDTASCSNAQGFIFPSKLSSSYLCNDSQLQRPQPTTCILLEDASISSSDSSELTEKNVQNLKRYLQETSEVRLIIKGEKDRILSKISVADKLTNFVITTSRFQKLAGDIVKIFKGESCYTYYTPFTCKNGVRIQASGKLWEHYNYIKGDLKKQGILLQRSISKSIQETYAQTEIDEDKLQWLFHHTEPWEQVCEYWNNTYRTRNKLLMQDKLNVLEYFNKFPCLQLSKGQHLLVEDFNRQYPEKESIFPKRWNIIKKVIIDQLQQLNKRLSVSDTALISILPAISSDKQDAVIFYLLPILIESRRAGGYKRKRNTNCEQDSENSIRKLTLQECRDAFMLHVQTVADLDRALYDLKRRLQRNKDTFQPTPLIVGPLVNIESSFVIVNDQKFKVDSCLQAIELTFKIFFAVDCKYPTYAETFWIFLQKSGFDIHLQEKCNNSLNVLLGRVNAEMERLVAT; translated from the exons ATGTATAACGATACCAGCGATAAGTACGAG ctaCCAGAAGTAGTCAATTTAGATACTGCATCTTGTAGTAATGCACAAGGCTTTATTTTTCCATCGAAGCTTTCATCTTCATACCTTTGCAATGATAGTCAACTCCAACGACCCCAACCCACAACATGCATACTATTAGAGGATGCAAGTATCTCAAGTAGTGATAGTAGTGAGTTGACcgaaaaaaatgtacaa aaTTTGAAAAGGTACTTGCAAGAAACCAGCGaag TACGACTCATTATCAAAGGAGAGAAAGAcagaatattatcaaaaatctcAGTAGCAGACAAATTAACTAATTTTGT TATAACAACTTCTCGGTTTCAAAAATTAGCAGGAgacattgttaaaatatttaaaggagAGTCTTGTTACACATATTATACGCCGTTTACATGTAAGAATGGTGTTCGTATACAGGCAAGTGGTAAGCTCTGggaacattataattatataaaaggagatttaaaaaaacaagGAATACTCCTTCAGCGATCAATTTCCAAATCCATACAAGAGACATATGCACAGACTGAAATAGATG AAGACAAACTGCAATGGTTATTCCACCACACAGAACCGTGGGAGCAAGTGTGTGAATATTGGAATAATACATATAGGACTAGGAACAAGTTATTAATGCAAGACAAACTAAATgtacttgaatattttaataagtttcctTGTCTTCAATTAAGCAAAGGACAACATCTG CTCGTAGAAGACTTTAACAGACAGTATCCCGAAAAAGAATCGATATTTCCTAAAAGgtggaatattattaaaaaagttattattgacCAACTACAGCAATTGAATAAACGCCTCAGTGTTTCAGATACAGCTCTTATATCTATTTTACCAGCAATATCTTCTG ataaacaAGATgcggtaattttttatttacttccgATTCTTATCGAATCTCGTAGAGCAGGAGGttataaaaggaaaagaaatacgAACTGTGAGCAGGATAGTGAAAACAGCATCAGAAAGTTAACGTTACAAGAATGTAGAGATGCGTTTATGTTACATGTGcag ACTGTTGCTGATTTGGATCGTGCTTTATATGATTTGAAGAGAAGACTGCAAAGAAACAAAGATACTTTTCAACCGACACCTCTTATAGTTGGACCTTTAGTAAACATCGAATCATCATTCGTGATTGTAAATGACCAAAAGTTTAAGGTGGATTCATGTTTGCAAGCTATTGAATTAACTTTCAAGATATTCTTTGCTGTTGATTGCAAGTATCCAACATATGCAGAAACGTTTtggatatttttacaaaaatctggTTTCGATATTCACTTACAAGAGAAATGTAACAACTCATTAAACGTTTTGTTAGGTCGCGTTAACGCAGAAATGGAGCGTTTAGTTGCGAcataa